The proteins below come from a single Serratia fonticola genomic window:
- a CDS encoding beta-ketoacyl-[acyl-carrier-protein] synthase family protein, with protein MNREALPRRVVVTGFGAVTPLGMNTEQSWAAMMDYRLGYRYYDKSAVGIQSRFLGVIDDEPDLKGVPAAIRRRLPRFARLALGAAREAMEMAFHGESPAAYYDLLDCGTIIGSGWAGQDEIQNNHEDFLRAGLGSPFGCFLSMPNVATAACSLFWGLRGYQNSPIAACATGTIAIGDAFEVIRSGRASMMLAGAGESLSSDTAVWNIDVLRALTSEQDDISKACCPFSLDRNGFVLSEGAAVLCLEEREAALARGATILGEIKGYGNYSDAFDFTAPAEDKLARVKTIQHALRQAGVAAEEIDYINAHGTSTPLNDLNETQAIKLAFGEAAYSTPLSSTKSYSGHLIAAAGSFESIICLQALQHQLIPATCHLKNADPECDLDYVSEGHRPARLQNILNLSFGFGGANAALVIGQA; from the coding sequence ATGAATAGAGAGGCTTTGCCACGTCGCGTGGTGGTTACAGGTTTTGGTGCGGTCACGCCATTAGGGATGAATACCGAGCAAAGCTGGGCGGCGATGATGGATTACCGCTTGGGTTATCGCTATTACGATAAATCTGCCGTGGGGATCCAGTCGCGTTTCTTGGGGGTGATCGACGACGAACCTGACTTGAAAGGGGTGCCTGCGGCGATCCGCCGCCGTTTGCCCCGCTTTGCCCGGTTAGCCTTGGGGGCGGCCCGCGAAGCAATGGAGATGGCCTTCCATGGGGAAAGCCCGGCGGCCTATTACGATCTGCTGGACTGCGGCACTATCATCGGCAGCGGTTGGGCGGGCCAAGATGAAATACAAAACAATCATGAGGACTTTTTACGTGCAGGATTGGGTTCACCCTTTGGGTGTTTCCTGTCCATGCCGAATGTCGCGACGGCCGCCTGTAGCCTGTTTTGGGGGCTGCGTGGCTATCAGAATAGCCCGATTGCGGCCTGCGCCACCGGGACGATCGCCATTGGCGATGCGTTTGAGGTGATCCGCAGTGGTCGTGCCTCGATGATGCTGGCCGGGGCAGGGGAGTCGTTAAGCAGCGACACTGCCGTCTGGAATATCGATGTGCTGCGTGCTTTGACGAGTGAGCAGGACGACATCAGCAAGGCCTGCTGCCCGTTCAGCCTCGATCGTAACGGCTTTGTGCTATCCGAAGGTGCTGCCGTGTTGTGCCTGGAAGAGCGCGAAGCCGCACTGGCGCGTGGGGCAACCATCTTGGGGGAAATCAAGGGCTACGGCAATTACTCTGATGCCTTCGACTTTACCGCTCCCGCAGAAGACAAGCTTGCCCGGGTGAAAACCATCCAGCACGCCTTGCGGCAGGCCGGTGTGGCGGCGGAGGAGATTGACTATATCAATGCGCACGGCACCTCTACGCCACTCAACGATCTGAATGAAACCCAGGCGATCAAACTGGCCTTCGGCGAGGCGGCCTACAGCACGCCGCTTTCCAGCACCAAGTCTTACTCCGGGCATCTGATTGCGGCGGCAGGCAGTTTTGAATCCATCATCTGCCTGCAAGCGTTGCAGCATCAGCTGATCCCAGCCACCTGTCACCTGAAAAATGCTGACCCGGAGTGCGATCTGGATTACGTCAGCGAAGGGCACCGTCCGGCCCGGTTACAGAACATCTTGAATCTGAGTTTCGGCTTCGGCGGCGCTAACGCGGCGTTGGTTATCGGGCAGGCATAA
- a CDS encoding efflux transporter outer membrane subunit, translated as MMKSKLPLLLLPLLLSGCGALTKSDYQRPMLSVPAEWRVQETGSGYLQHTDHWWDNFEDPQLSVLIGRVLTSNNDLAIAGLQLQQARLAAGLKNTNLTPTATASGGVSNSKNLRQNTNSTESYNSGLELSYEVDLWGKLARTREQAQWQAEAKEQDRQNTALTLIGNTAQYYWQIANLNQQIKQQQAGLEIGQQTLAMVQSRYDAGAAGQLDLQQAQQSLINRENTYRTLQQQREENRNALAILFNRSPTDRQAERRSLDITQEVPVASALPVEVIARRPDVQAAEKNLRAALAGSDVERLNFYPTLSLSASLNAGSTIFQQWFSNPSRSLGSSVALPFLNWNTVQLTIEIADLDVKQAAIAFRSQVYNALADVDNAMSQRLSYQQQKINQQRNLRLGQQRLALANSQYQAGAVSLQTLLDAEDALLTIESNLSDLQYNYLNATMKLWLALGGGVEKDGDITG; from the coding sequence ATGATGAAGAGCAAACTTCCTCTACTACTGTTGCCTCTGCTGCTGAGCGGCTGTGGCGCCTTGACGAAAAGCGACTATCAGCGGCCGATGCTGTCGGTGCCCGCCGAGTGGCGAGTGCAGGAGACCGGTTCTGGCTATCTGCAACACACTGACCACTGGTGGGATAACTTCGAGGATCCGCAGCTCTCCGTGCTGATTGGGCGGGTGCTGACCAGCAACAACGATCTGGCCATTGCCGGGCTGCAACTCCAGCAGGCGAGGCTGGCGGCCGGGCTGAAGAATACCAACCTGACGCCAACCGCCACGGCAAGCGGCGGGGTCAGTAATAGCAAGAACCTGCGTCAGAATACGAACTCCACAGAGTCTTACAACAGTGGGCTGGAGCTAAGCTATGAAGTGGATTTGTGGGGCAAGTTGGCACGAACCAGAGAGCAGGCGCAGTGGCAGGCTGAGGCCAAGGAACAGGATCGGCAAAATACCGCGCTGACGCTGATCGGCAACACGGCGCAGTATTATTGGCAGATCGCCAACCTTAATCAGCAAATCAAGCAACAGCAGGCGGGGCTGGAAATCGGCCAACAGACGCTGGCGATGGTGCAATCCCGTTATGACGCCGGTGCCGCCGGGCAACTCGACCTGCAACAGGCGCAGCAATCGCTGATCAATCGTGAGAACACCTACCGCACGCTGCAACAGCAGCGGGAAGAGAACCGTAATGCGCTGGCGATCCTGTTCAACCGTTCGCCCACCGATCGTCAGGCCGAACGCCGCTCCCTTGATATCACTCAGGAAGTGCCGGTAGCGAGCGCTTTGCCGGTAGAAGTCATTGCTCGTCGGCCTGATGTGCAGGCGGCAGAAAAGAACTTGCGTGCTGCGTTGGCAGGGTCGGATGTGGAGCGTTTGAACTTCTACCCTACGCTTTCGCTGAGTGCTTCACTCAATGCGGGCAGCACGATTTTCCAGCAGTGGTTCAGCAACCCAAGCAGAAGTTTGGGGAGCAGCGTTGCTTTACCCTTCCTGAACTGGAATACCGTGCAACTGACCATCGAAATAGCCGATTTGGACGTCAAGCAGGCGGCGATCGCTTTCCGCAGCCAGGTCTACAATGCGTTGGCCGACGTGGATAACGCCATGTCGCAACGTCTCAGCTATCAACAGCAAAAAATCAATCAGCAACGCAACCTGCGGCTTGGTCAACAGCGTTTGGCGCTGGCCAACAGCCAGTATCAGGCCGGAGCGGTCTCTCTCCAGACTTTGCTGGATGCCGAGGATGCGTTATTGACCATCGAAAGCAATTTGTCAGATCTGCAGTACAACTATCTCAACGCCACCATGAAGCTGTGGTTGGCGTTGGGCGGCGGTGTGGAAAAAGACGGTGATATAACAGGATGA
- a CDS encoding MacB family efflux pump subunit has translation MVKPSAPLIALSGISRHFVSGLQTVAVLKNISLSIQRGEMVAIIGASGSGKSTLMNIIGCLDKPTQGTMQIKGISTQLASSDQLAQLRSQYIGFIFQRYHLMPYLSAAENVAIPALYTAMPAAERQTRAEYLLTRLGLQHRMDYKPAQLSGGQQQRVSIARALMNGAEIILADEPTGALDRASGQELMGILHSLHRSGHTIIIVTHDRDVANQAQRIIEISDGEIVADQRNEAVALQETKPALPVAAATGRNPFWPSVQEAVKMAWRALLGHRARAFLSMLGIIIGVSSVVSSMAVGEGARQNILNEISQLGSSTLDVRPGMGWDKPRPDLARSLTVADVELLEHQPYVDSVSPVVSKTVAAVRGGKEAMASISGISNAYFRVQGLNFLSGNGFTRRDLDEREPVVIIDPQLRDTLFEPDEVAEGGIVQLAGTPYRVIGVAERKGGKYSGMMLGAWMPYTAVLERMSGDMPIESIMLRVHEGTSLIEAQGRVERLLEQAHGRRDFFTQTNDQMTKAIRKASDSMTLLITAIAGISLLVGGVGVMNIMLVSVTERTHEIGIRLSVGARPADIMRQFLIEAMVICSLGGLIGIIGSGLAGVIFSLVTQEFTMIFTWPPLVLACGFSALIGLGFGFFPARNAARLHPTEALARE, from the coding sequence ATGGTTAAGCCATCCGCTCCCTTGATCGCATTGAGCGGGATCTCCCGGCATTTTGTCTCCGGGTTGCAGACCGTGGCGGTGCTGAAAAATATCTCTCTCTCCATTCAGCGTGGCGAAATGGTGGCGATCATTGGCGCTTCCGGCTCGGGAAAATCCACGCTGATGAATATCATCGGCTGCCTGGACAAGCCCACGCAGGGGACGATGCAGATCAAGGGTATCTCTACCCAGCTTGCCAGCAGCGATCAGTTGGCCCAGCTACGCAGCCAGTACATCGGCTTTATTTTCCAGCGTTATCACCTGATGCCCTATCTGAGCGCTGCCGAAAACGTCGCTATTCCCGCCCTGTATACCGCGATGCCTGCGGCAGAACGCCAGACGCGGGCCGAATACCTGCTCACCCGGCTTGGATTGCAGCACCGAATGGATTACAAACCGGCGCAGCTCTCTGGTGGGCAACAGCAGCGTGTCAGTATTGCCCGCGCGTTGATGAACGGGGCGGAGATTATTCTGGCTGATGAGCCAACTGGTGCGCTCGACCGTGCCAGTGGTCAGGAGCTGATGGGGATCCTGCACTCGCTGCACCGGTCGGGGCATACCATCATTATCGTCACCCACGATCGGGACGTGGCCAATCAGGCGCAGCGCATTATCGAAATCAGCGACGGCGAGATCGTGGCCGACCAGCGTAATGAGGCGGTAGCCCTACAGGAAACCAAACCTGCGTTGCCGGTTGCCGCGGCTACCGGGCGCAACCCGTTCTGGCCGAGCGTGCAAGAGGCGGTCAAGATGGCCTGGCGTGCGTTACTGGGGCACCGGGCAAGGGCCTTTTTGTCGATGTTGGGCATCATTATCGGCGTCTCTTCCGTGGTGTCGTCAATGGCGGTGGGTGAGGGCGCACGTCAAAATATACTGAATGAAATTAGCCAGTTGGGCAGCAGTACCCTAGATGTTCGCCCCGGCATGGGGTGGGATAAACCGCGTCCGGATCTCGCCCGCTCGCTGACGGTGGCTGATGTTGAGCTGTTGGAGCACCAGCCTTATGTCGACAGCGTGTCGCCGGTGGTCAGTAAAACCGTGGCCGCGGTGCGCGGTGGCAAAGAGGCGATGGCTTCAATTTCCGGTATCAGCAACGCCTATTTTCGTGTGCAGGGCCTGAATTTCCTTTCCGGTAATGGCTTTACCCGGCGCGATCTGGATGAGCGTGAGCCGGTGGTGATTATCGATCCGCAATTACGCGACACGCTGTTTGAGCCGGATGAAGTGGCTGAGGGTGGGATCGTCCAGCTTGCGGGTACCCCTTACCGAGTGATCGGCGTTGCCGAACGTAAAGGCGGCAAATACAGCGGCATGATGTTGGGCGCCTGGATGCCTTATACCGCGGTGTTGGAGCGTATGTCCGGTGATATGCCGATCGAGTCGATTATGCTGCGTGTGCATGAAGGGACCTCGCTTATCGAAGCACAGGGGCGCGTCGAACGGCTGTTGGAACAGGCGCATGGCCGGCGCGACTTTTTCACCCAGACCAATGACCAGATGACCAAGGCCATCCGTAAAGCCTCGGATTCCATGACGCTGCTGATCACCGCCATTGCAGGGATTTCACTGCTGGTGGGCGGGGTTGGCGTGATGAATATCATGCTGGTGTCGGTCACCGAACGCACCCATGAGATCGGCATACGCCTTTCGGTCGGCGCGCGGCCTGCGGACATCATGCGCCAGTTTCTGATTGAGGCAATGGTGATCTGCTCGCTGGGTGGGTTGATTGGCATTATTGGCTCTGGGCTGGCGGGAGTTATTTTCTCCCTGGTGACGCAGGAATTCACCATGATTTTTACCTGGCCGCCGTTGGTGCTGGCCTGTGGGTTCTCGGCGTTGATCGGCCTGGGGTTTGGTTTTTTCCCAGCGCGCAACGCGGCGCGACTGCATCCAACGGAGGCGCTGGCGCGCGAATGA
- a CDS encoding efflux RND transporter periplasmic adaptor subunit, producing the protein MKLKMFGMDKRRLVPIALLCQVVLIGTIAWFIVGPTHNNTYDIEEIARGDIEKTVLATGILKPALQVSVGAQVNGQLQKLYVKQGDRVTRGQLLAEIDPTLQQNALRKSEAALQSAEAQKQVTQATLKQYQQELKRQIKLDRDGSGVKSDLEKAQAQFQTQLAQLKVNDAQIVQAQMEQQTAKANLGFTRIVAPIDGEVLGIVTKEGQTIVSSQTVPTILVLADVDTMTVHTRISETDILKVRVGQPLWFYVVADPKQRYESVMGSIQEAPNEALQEGNSSGSANQQASAVYYSGVFAIANSKRLLRTSMTAQVFIITEQVKNALRVPVAAFGEQQGKDRYQVQVMNGKQLETRWIRIGLNDRQFAEVKEGLKEGDRVVLAQHAIGSASNG; encoded by the coding sequence ATGAAGTTGAAAATGTTTGGCATGGATAAACGCAGGCTAGTGCCGATTGCCTTGCTGTGTCAGGTGGTGTTGATAGGCACGATTGCCTGGTTCATCGTTGGGCCTACGCACAATAATACCTATGACATCGAAGAGATCGCCCGTGGCGATATCGAGAAAACCGTGTTGGCCACCGGTATCCTCAAGCCGGCGCTGCAGGTCAGCGTCGGTGCGCAGGTTAACGGACAATTGCAAAAGCTGTATGTGAAGCAGGGCGATCGTGTCACCCGAGGGCAACTGCTGGCGGAAATCGACCCGACCTTGCAACAGAACGCACTGCGTAAATCGGAGGCTGCCCTGCAAAGCGCCGAAGCGCAAAAGCAAGTCACCCAGGCAACGCTCAAGCAGTATCAGCAGGAATTGAAGCGTCAGATAAAGCTGGATCGTGATGGTTCAGGCGTGAAAAGCGATCTGGAGAAGGCGCAGGCGCAGTTCCAAACTCAGCTTGCCCAGTTGAAGGTCAACGATGCGCAGATCGTTCAGGCGCAGATGGAGCAGCAAACCGCGAAAGCCAATCTGGGCTTCACCCGCATCGTAGCGCCGATCGATGGCGAAGTGTTGGGGATCGTCACCAAGGAAGGGCAGACCATCGTATCGTCACAAACCGTGCCGACCATTCTGGTGCTGGCGGATGTGGACACCATGACGGTACACACCCGTATTTCGGAGACTGATATCCTGAAGGTGCGCGTCGGGCAACCGCTGTGGTTCTACGTTGTTGCCGATCCCAAACAGCGTTACGAAAGCGTGATGGGCTCGATCCAGGAAGCCCCGAACGAAGCCTTGCAGGAAGGTAACTCGTCAGGCTCTGCCAATCAGCAAGCTTCGGCGGTGTATTACAGCGGCGTGTTTGCCATTGCCAACAGCAAACGTCTGTTGCGCACCTCGATGACCGCTCAGGTCTTTATTATCACCGAACAGGTGAAAAATGCCCTGCGCGTGCCGGTGGCCGCCTTCGGTGAACAACAGGGTAAAGATCGTTATCAGGTGCAGGTAATGAACGGCAAACAGCTTGAAACACGCTGGATCCGCATCGGCCTGAACGACCGCCAGTTTGCCGAAGTGAAAGAGGGGCTGAAAGAGGGTGACCGCGTAGTATTGGCGCAGCATGCCATCGGGAGTGCTAGCAATGGTTAA
- a CDS encoding peptidase domain-containing ABC transporter, with the protein MEKIIPALVFQGETNECGLACIAMMAETQGISAPLESLRERYPASQHGTSLATLCDIMAELAMPAYPVAFEHGELAEIPLPAILHYGASHYVVLAYRKGNHVCVMNPGIGQQLLPIDALKMEISGYALVLDSETQPDPQALANVQPSKRFSASDTMSLKETARIPGIYRLMILAFLISLTLFIMPTMVSSAINQVFSSAGETDFPYFYFLLAFVVSTTLAFGVRWITERFIKRFVVINSVAGFSRLLSNSLNFFDKRAPGEVFSRFSNWQMASGTKIELDNGLRTDWIIGAIALAVMCYMSPLLAMVSGVGVTLMGLVSVWAIYRDRFYTQQLQVKTAEQSDFILESIQGFSTIKSAGLDSQRKGMFAKFALSLFTCRQQQKMYEQVKSSLYQLIGSLEMVFFMLLALPLLKNGTITLGEFFAYSFVREIFTSYITKIFYSVLQKNQLHVIDTRARDLFPSRPEQDRAEDAVPAPIPKFTSQLRYKNIAFAYDAQKPVLQDLSLSLKPGKSIAIVGESGAGKSTLLKVMTGLMAPQQGQVIVDGQPLDYQQVHALFFLQSQEDILFNASVLQNITLFDEGFDERKHRQIERSLAGLNLSSVIEKLPGGLNALIRESHAGLSLGQRQRLLLARAMYSDRPVLVLDEPTANLDEETAHQVMTTLLTHCREQHKTLITVTHSESVLPMFDRVYRVSNGHVVSVATELEASAALTTAVS; encoded by the coding sequence ATGGAAAAGATAATCCCGGCGCTGGTGTTTCAAGGCGAAACGAATGAATGTGGACTGGCCTGCATCGCCATGATGGCGGAAACGCAGGGCATCAGTGCGCCATTGGAGAGCTTGCGGGAGCGCTATCCCGCCTCGCAGCATGGCACCTCGCTGGCCACACTGTGCGACATTATGGCTGAACTGGCGATGCCCGCCTATCCCGTGGCCTTCGAGCACGGTGAACTGGCGGAAATACCGCTGCCTGCCATTTTACATTATGGGGCGAGCCATTATGTGGTGCTGGCCTACCGTAAAGGTAATCACGTTTGCGTGATGAACCCGGGCATTGGCCAGCAACTGTTGCCGATTGATGCGTTAAAAATGGAAATCAGCGGTTATGCGTTGGTGCTGGACAGTGAAACCCAGCCTGACCCTCAGGCGCTGGCCAATGTTCAGCCCAGTAAACGCTTCAGTGCGTCCGACACCATGAGCCTGAAAGAAACCGCGCGTATCCCCGGTATTTACCGGCTGATGATACTGGCGTTTCTGATCTCTTTAACGCTGTTTATTATGCCGACGATGGTCAGCAGCGCCATCAATCAGGTTTTTTCCAGCGCAGGTGAAACCGACTTCCCTTACTTCTACTTCCTGTTGGCGTTTGTCGTTTCGACCACGCTGGCTTTCGGCGTGCGTTGGATCACCGAGCGCTTTATCAAACGCTTTGTGGTGATCAACAGCGTGGCGGGATTCTCGCGCCTGCTCAGTAATTCGCTGAACTTCTTTGATAAACGCGCACCGGGCGAAGTCTTCAGCCGTTTTTCCAACTGGCAGATGGCGTCGGGGACTAAAATCGAGCTGGATAACGGCCTGCGTACCGACTGGATCATCGGCGCTATCGCACTGGCGGTGATGTGCTACATGAGCCCGCTGCTGGCCATGGTGTCTGGTGTGGGGGTCACTCTGATGGGGTTGGTCAGCGTCTGGGCTATCTATCGTGACCGTTTTTACACCCAGCAGTTGCAGGTCAAGACCGCCGAGCAGAGCGACTTTATCCTGGAGAGTATTCAAGGGTTCTCCACCATCAAGTCCGCCGGATTGGACAGCCAGCGCAAGGGGATGTTTGCCAAGTTTGCTCTGTCGCTGTTTACCTGTCGCCAGCAGCAGAAGATGTACGAGCAGGTCAAAAGCAGCCTCTATCAGTTGATAGGCAGCCTGGAGATGGTGTTCTTTATGTTGCTGGCGCTGCCGTTGCTGAAAAACGGCACTATCACGCTGGGTGAGTTCTTTGCCTACAGTTTTGTGCGTGAAATCTTCACCTCTTATATCACCAAGATTTTCTACTCCGTCCTGCAAAAGAATCAGCTGCACGTGATCGATACCCGCGCCAGGGACTTGTTCCCATCACGGCCTGAACAGGATAGGGCGGAGGATGCGGTACCTGCACCGATCCCTAAATTCACTTCGCAGTTACGTTATAAAAATATCGCTTTTGCCTATGACGCCCAGAAGCCGGTATTGCAGGACCTTTCCCTGTCTCTCAAACCGGGGAAAAGCATTGCCATTGTGGGTGAGTCGGGGGCGGGGAAAAGTACCTTGCTGAAAGTGATGACCGGCCTGATGGCACCGCAACAGGGGCAGGTGATTGTCGATGGGCAGCCGCTCGATTATCAGCAGGTGCACGCGCTTTTCTTCCTGCAAAGCCAGGAGGACATCTTGTTCAATGCCTCGGTGCTGCAAAATATCACCCTGTTTGATGAGGGGTTTGATGAGCGCAAACATCGGCAGATCGAGCGCTCCCTTGCAGGGCTGAATCTGAGCTCGGTGATAGAAAAACTGCCGGGGGGCTTGAATGCCCTGATCCGTGAGAGTCATGCCGGGCTATCGCTGGGGCAGCGCCAACGTCTGCTGCTGGCGCGGGCTATGTACAGCGATCGTCCGGTGCTGGTGCTCGATGAGCCTACGGCCAACCTGGATGAGGAAACTGCGCACCAGGTGATGACCACCTTGCTGACACATTGCCGCGAGCAGCATAAAACGTTGATCACCGTGACGCACAGCGAAAGCGTATTGCCGATGTTTGATCGGGTGTACCGCGTGAGCAACGGCCATGTGGTGAGCGTTGCTACGGAGCTTGAAGCGTCAGCAGCGTTAACCACGGCGGTGAGTTAA
- a CDS encoding ABC transporter, translating to MRFFAVWVYLAWRDALAKIARSFSPLRRAQDKTVCWLLRHGDYRWFLGLAALSRWLRLNNRGERRRAFVAAANKQCLIDDGRKVDFAKISQRRRLLDLAAAHAANAHLLAQLEHCQVQLNAVVEPLHRAGQPVVLAPLHMVSDVLAGMVGAGVFPGQATVVVSASAEVYQERTRQQAGINLTYCSIHDDNRAIAGNLTSAIMAAADHQRNIMIFPDISPDYTVNTNEAKTAKLSCRLFDRPANLHSGVIRIARALSAQVVSYYLYYDQGIKIHIYPPIPACNLKAKLPELIETSIVRHPEDWLLWHSHSLFFINE from the coding sequence ATGCGTTTCTTTGCCGTGTGGGTTTACCTGGCATGGAGAGATGCCCTCGCAAAAATCGCGCGGAGTTTTTCGCCATTGCGCAGAGCACAGGACAAGACCGTTTGCTGGTTGCTGCGGCATGGCGATTATCGTTGGTTTCTTGGGCTGGCGGCGCTTAGCCGCTGGCTGCGGTTGAATAACCGGGGGGAGCGCAGGCGTGCTTTTGTGGCCGCAGCCAATAAGCAATGCCTGATTGATGATGGCCGTAAGGTGGATTTTGCCAAGATCAGCCAGCGTCGTCGCTTGCTGGATCTGGCCGCTGCCCATGCCGCTAACGCTCACCTCCTGGCCCAGTTGGAACATTGTCAGGTACAGCTCAACGCAGTCGTCGAGCCCTTGCACCGAGCAGGGCAACCGGTGGTGCTTGCACCTCTGCATATGGTCTCTGACGTGCTGGCTGGCATGGTAGGGGCTGGGGTGTTTCCGGGGCAGGCAACGGTGGTGGTTTCTGCCAGTGCAGAGGTCTATCAGGAAAGAACGCGGCAGCAAGCGGGAATTAACCTGACTTACTGCTCGATCCATGATGATAACCGGGCGATTGCCGGCAATTTGACTAGCGCGATTATGGCGGCGGCCGATCATCAACGCAATATCATGATTTTCCCCGACATCTCACCGGATTACACCGTTAATACCAATGAGGCGAAAACGGCGAAGCTGAGTTGTCGCCTGTTTGATCGCCCGGCCAACCTGCACAGCGGCGTTATTCGTATCGCCAGAGCCTTGTCTGCGCAGGTGGTCTCTTATTACCTCTATTACGACCAGGGAATAAAAATCCACATCTATCCGCCGATACCGGCCTGCAACCTGAAAGCCAAACTGCCGGAGCTGATTGAAACGTCGATCGTCAGGCACCCGGAAGATTGGCTGTTATGGCACTCACATTCGTTATTTTTTATCAATGAATAA
- a CDS encoding DsbA family protein, which yields MFKRPLLLLIYTLAIIVISSLITTAYFHYFVLNQGIEQQALVAVSDDEIKNSPIKEGNTIVEIFSYGCHYCAINEENIAKLEARMPAGTKLIRLHLNNAQSNGLASFAPLFATLTVMGIEPQHRESAYNAVIKQQSDLSKPQNLDSWLMENGIDLAAYHAASQTPQVAELLSYMTIVSDHYKINATPTFIVSKKWLALQDRDFPEFADHLLSLLQHDKPLEQ from the coding sequence ATGTTCAAAAGACCCCTGCTGCTTCTCATTTATACCTTGGCGATCATCGTTATTTCCTCGTTGATCACAACGGCCTATTTCCACTATTTTGTATTGAATCAGGGCATCGAACAGCAAGCTCTGGTTGCCGTCAGCGATGACGAGATCAAGAATAGCCCGATCAAAGAGGGTAATACCATCGTCGAGATATTCTCTTACGGCTGCCACTACTGTGCCATAAACGAAGAGAATATTGCCAAGCTGGAAGCGCGTATGCCAGCAGGTACAAAACTGATCCGTCTGCATCTCAATAATGCGCAGAGCAATGGTCTGGCAAGTTTCGCCCCATTATTTGCCACCCTGACGGTGATGGGCATTGAACCTCAGCACCGTGAAAGTGCCTATAACGCCGTCATCAAACAGCAAAGCGATCTGAGTAAACCCCAAAATCTTGATAGCTGGTTGATGGAGAATGGTATCGATCTCGCGGCTTATCACGCTGCCAGTCAAACTCCGCAGGTCGCAGAGTTGCTGAGCTATATGACCATCGTGTCCGATCACTACAAAATCAACGCGACCCCAACCTTTATCGTCAGCAAGAAGTGGCTGGCCCTGCAGGATCGCGATTTCCCGGAATTTGCCGATCACCTGCTGTCGCTGCTGCAGCATGATAAACCGCTGGAGCAATAA
- the ompC gene encoding porin OmpC: protein MKIRVLSLLVPALLVAGTAGAAEIYNKDGNKLDLFGKIDGQRYFSSNDSVDGDQSYMRLGLRGETQINDSLTGFGMWEYQVNLNQAESEANNSFTRVGFAGLKFANYGSLDYGRNYGVMYDIGAWTDVLPEFGGDTYGADNFLFQRGNGLLTYRNSDFFGMVEGLNFALQYQGTNGSASESNNYRDVLAQNGNGYGMSVSYDLGYGISAAGAFFSADRTADQNGRNNPAILGNGDKAQAYSTGLKYDANNVYLAAMFTQSYNANRFGSRNSQAYGFADKAQNIELVAQYQFDFGLRPSVAYVQSNAKDIQGFGSQNLVKYVDLGATYAFNKNMSTYVDHKINLLDENDFTSKAGLNTDNVTSVGIVYQF, encoded by the coding sequence ATGAAAATTCGCGTACTTTCACTGTTGGTTCCGGCTTTGCTGGTTGCAGGCACCGCGGGCGCTGCTGAAATCTACAACAAGGACGGTAACAAGCTGGATCTGTTCGGCAAGATTGACGGCCAGCGCTACTTCTCCAGTAACGACTCGGTTGATGGCGATCAGTCTTATATGCGTCTGGGCCTGCGTGGCGAAACCCAAATCAACGACAGCCTGACCGGCTTCGGCATGTGGGAGTACCAGGTTAACCTGAACCAGGCAGAAAGCGAAGCCAACAACAGCTTTACCCGTGTAGGGTTTGCCGGTTTGAAATTCGCCAATTATGGTTCACTGGATTATGGCCGTAACTACGGCGTGATGTATGACATCGGTGCATGGACCGACGTACTGCCAGAGTTCGGTGGGGACACCTACGGTGCCGATAACTTCCTGTTCCAACGTGGCAACGGTTTGCTGACTTACCGTAACAGCGACTTCTTCGGCATGGTTGAAGGCCTGAATTTTGCTCTGCAATATCAGGGCACCAACGGCAGCGCCTCCGAATCCAACAACTACCGCGATGTATTGGCGCAGAACGGTAACGGCTACGGCATGTCCGTCAGTTACGATTTGGGTTATGGCATCAGCGCAGCCGGTGCGTTCTTCAGTGCCGATCGCACGGCAGACCAGAACGGCCGCAACAACCCGGCAATCCTGGGTAATGGCGATAAGGCTCAGGCCTATAGCACCGGTCTGAAATACGATGCCAATAATGTCTACCTGGCGGCCATGTTTACCCAGTCTTATAACGCTAACCGTTTTGGCAGCCGTAATAGTCAGGCTTATGGCTTTGCCGACAAGGCTCAGAATATTGAGCTGGTGGCACAGTATCAGTTCGACTTTGGCTTGCGTCCGTCCGTGGCCTACGTACAGTCCAATGCCAAAGACATTCAGGGCTTTGGCAGCCAGAACCTGGTGAAGTATGTTGATCTGGGGGCCACCTATGCCTTCAATAAAAACATGTCCACCTATGTGGATCATAAAATCAACCTGCTGGATGAAAACGACTTTACCAGCAAGGCGGGTCTCAACACCGATAACGTGACCTCGGTCGGTATCGTTTACCAGTTCTAA